Proteins from one Rosa chinensis cultivar Old Blush chromosome 7, RchiOBHm-V2, whole genome shotgun sequence genomic window:
- the LOC112178386 gene encoding probable leucine-rich repeat receptor-like protein kinase At1g35710 → MQICRSLEEEEDWRSRQPRPEGRIRRSDELGLERSRRIELPEARAAIEVMRRRRTDEVMNGRLILLLPNLAFASADSTEAEALLRWKASFQNQTENHNLTSWTHLPGEATNSSTPCNIWTGISCNRDGWVNRINLSNSGIQDYIPPQISSLSKLIYLDLSSNNLTGTIPPEIGLLSNLEVLHLHENHLHGSIPKELGQLKSLYELTLCYNKLEGSIPASLGNLTNMTSLYLYANQLSGAIPPEIGNLSSLIGLYMEHNHLTGPIPPSVGNLKNLNYMCLYTNQLSGPIPDGIGNLKSLWDLELGDNNLTGPIPPSFGNLKNLILLFLARNQLSGLIPNEIGNLKSLQMLWLSDNYLTGSIPPSVGNLRGLTALYLFNNHLSGSIPSEIGNLKSLERLSLSSNYPLYLSIDDHFAKEKGNVKLYFSRYQLSGNKRDFINKLSGTIPREIGNLKSLVRLDLSGHQLNGSIPRSFGHLANLTIFDLSQNKLSGTIPIEIGKLKSIVSLDLSYNELNGPIPTSLGDLGNLTILHLSTNKLSGVIPKELGHLKSLVSLELNFNQLGGSIPTSFGDLSNLEILNLLGNHLSGSIPQEIGILKNLSELQLGNNQFIGHLPQNLCQGGSLSNFSATNNYLIGPIPRSLKTCTSLVRLRLDGNQLEGNISQDFGVYPSLDFIDLSKNNFYGEISRNWGQCPQLRSLLIGGNNLTGGIPPEIGNATQIHVLDFSSNCLDGTIPKEFGRLTSLEKLMLNENQLSGPIPSEFGSLANLEYLDLSTNRFNESIPSFVGDFLKLNHMNLSNNKFGEGIPFRLGKLDHVSELDLSHNSLTGKIPSEISNMGSLEKLNLSHNNLSGFIPASFEGMHSLSAVDISYNDLEGPLPNSTAFQDAPPVALQGNQGLCGEGGALQLCSTIQSSRKHQKHKFLITFSLLAALALLATIFAIVFVIKRKKRHQNGEETNRDKEISFSILGYNGKMMYEEIIKATQDFDSIYCIGRGGHGSVYRANLSSTNVVAVKKLHLLCSDDNNFQRQFLNEIRALTQIRHRNIVKLYGFCSHKRDSFLVYEHLERGSVATVLSNDHEAEELEWSKRVNIVKDVANALCYLHHDLLPPIVHRDISSKNILLDSEYKAYVSDFGTAKFLNPDSANWTALAGTYGYMAPELAYTMEVNEKCDVYSFGVLTLEIIMRRHPEDIFPSLLSQSSSLSSSSASPAHQMPIMEFLDQRISPPSHQVAGEVLSHFKIAFACLNARPESRPTMKQVSQLLSTQSLHLSKPLCMITCGELLVLNA, encoded by the exons ATGCAGATTTGCAGAAGtttagaagaggaggaggactggAGGAGTCGACAGCCGAGGCCCGAGGGTCGGATTAGACGAAGTGATGAACTGGGGTTGGAGCGCAGTCGAAGAATCGAACTCCCAGAGGCCAGAGCTGCAATCGAagtgatgaggaggaggaggactgaCGAAGTGATGAACGGGCGA CTGATTTTGTTATTACCAAACCTTGCTTTTGCTTCTGCTGATTCAACTGAAGCAGAAGCTCTTCTCCGATGGAAAGCCAGCTTTCAGAATCAAACCGAGAATCATAACCTCACCTCGTGGACTCACCTTCCTGGTGAGGCCACCAATTCATCTACGCCATGCAATATTTGGACTGGTATTTCATGCAACAGAGATGGATGGGTGAACAGGATAAACCTTAGCAATTCTGGTATACAAG ATTACATCCCACCACAGATAAGTTCCCTCTCCAAACTCATCTATCTTGATCTCTCTTCTAATAATTTGACTGGAACGATCCCACCAGAAATTGGTCTTCTGTCAAATCTTGAAGTCCTGCACCTACATGAAAACCATTTACACGGCTCAATTCCCAAAGAATTAGGCCAGCTCAAGTCTCTTTACGAGCTTACTCTGTGCTACAACAAGCTAGAAGGGTCTATTCCGGCTTCTCTGGGTAATTTGACCAACATGACCAGCTTGTATCTCTATGCAAATCAGCTTTCTGGTGCCATTCCTCCAGAAATAGGAAATCTATCTAGTTTGATCGGACTGTATATGGAACACAACCATTTGACAGGTCCCATCCCTCCAAGTGTCGGAAACTTGAAAAATCTAAATTACATGTGCTTGTACACAAATCAACTTTCTGGCCCCATTCCTGATGGGATAGGGAATCTGAAATCTCTTTGGGATCTGGAGTTGGGTGACAACAATTTAACAGGTCCAATACCTCCAAGTTTCGGAAACTTGAAAAACCTAATTCTTCTGTTCTTGGCCAGGAATCAACTTTCTGGCCTCATTCCTAATGAGATAGGGAATCTGAAATCCCTGCAGATGTTGTGGTTGAGTGACAACTATTTAACAGGTTCAATACCTCCAAGTGTCGGAAACTTAAGAGGGCTAACAGCATTGTACTTGTTCAACAATCATCTTTCTGGTTCCATCCCCTCAGAAATAGGAAATTTGAAGTCTCTTGAGCGATTAAGCCTTTCAAGTAACTATCCTCTATATCTTTCTATAGATGATCATTTTGCTAAAGAGAAGGGGAATGTAAAATTATACTTCTCCCGTTATCAGCTCAGTGGTAATAAGAGAGACTTTATAAATAAGCTCTCAGGAACTATCCCCAGAGAGATAGGGAACTTGAAATCTCTAGTACGGCTAGATTTGTCCGGCCATCAACTCAATGGTTCAATTCCAAGATCATTTGGTCATCTGGCAAATCTTACCATTTTCGATCTCTCTCAAAATAAGCTTTCTGGTACTATTCCTATAGAGATAGGGAAGTTGAAATCTATTGTGAGTCTAGACTTGAGCTATAATGAACTAAATGGCCCAATCCCAACATCCTTGGGTGATTTGGGAAATCTTACCATTCTCCATCTATCTACAAATAAGCTTTCTGGCGTTATTCCTAAGGAGTTAGGCCACTTGAAATCCCTTGTGAGCTTGGAATTAAACTTCAATCAACTTGGTGGTTCCATTCCCACTTCATTCGGCGACTTGAGCAACTTGGAAATCTTAAACCTCTTGGGCAACCATCTCTCTGGCTCAATCCCTCAAGAAATAGGAATTCTCAAAAACTTGAGTGAACTACAACTGGGTAATAATCAGTTTATTGGTCATTTACCCCAAAACCTTTGCCAAGGGGGATCACTCAGCAATTTTTCTGCAACCAATAACTATTTGATTGGTCCAATCCCCAGAAGCTTGAAAACTTGTACGAGCTTAGTCAGACTCCGTCTTGATGGGAACCAATTGGAAGGCAATATATCCCAAGACTTTGGTGTTTATCCGAGTCTTGATTTTATAGATTTGAGCAAGAATAATTTCTATGGTGAAATCTCTCGCAACTGGGGACAATGCCCACAGTTGAGGTCCCTATTGATTGGGGGAAACAACCTTACTGGTGGCATACCGCCTGAGATTGGCAATGCAACCCAAATTCATGTACTCGATTTTTCTTCTAATTGTTTGGATGGGACTATTCCAAAGGAATTTGGGAGGTTGACTTCTTTGGAAAAGTTGATGTTGAATGAAAATCAACTTTCTGGTCCTATACCTTCCGAATTTGGGTCATTGGCTaatcttgaatatcttgatctATCCACAAACAGATTCAATGAGTCGATTCCAAGCTTTGTAGGTGACTTCCTCAAATTAAACCACATGAATTTGAGCAACAACAAGTTCGGAGAAGGAATTCCATTTCGTTTGGGGAAGTTAGATCATGTTTCTGAACTAGATTTAAGTCATAACTCACTTACTGGTAAGATACCTTCAGAGATTAGTAATATGGGCAGTCTGGAAAAGCTGAATTTGTCCCACAATAATCTCTCTGGTTTCATTCCAGCAAGCTTTGAAGGCATGCACAGCTTGTCGGCTGTCGACATTTCCTACAATGACTTGGAAGGTCCACTTCCCAATAGCACAGCATTTCAAGATGCTCCGCCAGTAGCATTGCAAGGGAACCAAGGCTTGTGTGGTGAGGGTGGAGCGTTGCAACTCTGCAGTACTATACAAAGCTCTAGAAAGCACCAGAAACATAaatttctaatcacattctcTCTTCTAGCAGCACTTGCACTTCTAGCTACTATCTTCGCAATTGTCTTTGTgattaaaagaaagaagaggcaCCAGAATGGGGAAGAAACCAACAGGGATAAAgaaatttctttttccatatTAGGTTATAATGGAAAGATGATGTATGAGGAAATCATAAAGGCAACACAAGATTTTGATTCCATATACTGCATCGGAAGGGGAGGACATGGGAGTGTCTACAGAGCAAATTTGTCATCCACCAATGTAGTTGCTGTGAAGAAACTCCATCTGCTATGCAGTGATGACAATAATTTTCAGAGGCAATTCTTGAATGAAATCAGGGCACTCACTCAGATACGACATCGAAACATTGTGAAGCTTTATGGTTTCTGTTCACATAAGCGAGACTCATTTTTGGTGTACGAGCATCTAGAAAGGGGTAGCGTGGCCACAGTGCTGAGCAACGATCATGAAGCTGAAGAATTGGAATGGAGTAAGAGGGTGAATATTGTGAAAGATGTAGCTAATGCTTTGTGCTATCTGCACCATGATTTATTGCCACCTATTGTACATCGGGACATATCGAGCAAAAACATTTTGCTGGATTCTGAATACAAGGCCTATGTTTCAGATTTTGGCACTGCTAAGTTCTTAAACCCAGACTCAGCTAATTGGACTGCCCTTGCAGGCACATATGGTTATATGGCACCAG AACTCGCTTATACAATGGAAGTAAATGAGAAATGTGATGTCTATAGCTTTGGAGTGTTAACATTGGAAATAATTATGAGAAGGCATCCAGAAGATATCTTCCCATCTTTATTATCACAGTCATCGTCACTGTCATCATCATCTGCATCACCTGCCCATCAAATGCCGATTATGGAGTTTTTGGACCAGCGCATTTCCCCTCCTTCACATCAAGTTGCAGGGGAAGTGCTTTCTCATTTTAAGATAGCATTTGCATGCTTGAATGCTAGACCAGAATCTCGTCCAACAATGAAACAAGTTTCTCAACTCCTCTCAACTCAAAGTCTGCATTTGTCCAAGCCATTATGTATGATAACATGTGGTGAATTGCTTGTTCTCAATGCTTAG
- the LOC112179663 gene encoding zinc finger protein DZIP1L, translating into MDPLPQEVDDYIRESIDHTLGLPVSTQTLELKLRCSEAARRRLRDQYTVLLAKLKEKDQALERSRAEACMNAQALRKFVEENQRLAAECAHLVSQCNKLEKECSLYDHDREALMDFGNEADQRAKEAEFRVEELEDELGELREELKFCKNEYERLSVDSSADGSPVEEKLVESVLAILTKDETGAACAFLEANSGNESCQRLLNMWNGLRPSSQKVLSLVAELKTLQKNNETLEKDKEHLRINLLSAEEEVKLLFEENKVLDEANKRLLKQYRKERNNSGSDGKHTDVSTKSNKRKSSSKVMSCSPIQGKIDFSDQESARQPLSPLRCNSPNSRLHKKQ; encoded by the exons ATGGATCCGCTTCCGCAAGAAGTCGACGATTACATCAGAGAGTCGATTGACCACACCCTTGGCCTCCCCGTGTCCACGCAGACTCTCGAGTTGAAGCTCCGGTGCTCGGAAGCCGCGAGGCGACGGCTGCGCGACCAGTACACGGTTCTACTCGCCAAATTGAAAGAGAAGGATCAAGCTCTGGAGCGATCTAGG GCCGAGGCTTGTATGAACGCTCAGGCTTTGAGGAAGTTTGTGGAGGAGAATCAGAGACTAGCGGCGGAGTGTGCGCATCTGGTGAGCCAGTGCAACAAGTTGGAGAAGGAGTGCTCGCTCTATGATCATGACCGAGAGGCTTTGATGGATTTCGGAAACGAAGCGGACCAGAGGGCCAAGGAGGCTGAGTTTCGGGTCGAAGAGTTGGAGGATGAACTGGGAGAATTGAGGGAAGAGTTGAAGTTTTGCAAGAATGAATACGAGAGGCTTTCG GTTGATTCATCTGCTGATGGCTCACCTGTTGAAGAGAAACTAGTGGAGTCTGTTTTAGCAATATTGACCAAAGATGAAACTGGGGCGGCATGTGCATTTTTGGAGGCCAATAGCGGAAATGAGTCATGTCAAAGGTTGCTAAATATGTGGAATGG CTTGAGGCCGTCATCTCAAAAAGTTCTATCGCTAGTTGCTGAGTTGAAAACACTTCAAAAGAATAATGAAACACTTGAGAAGGATAAAGAACACCTAAGGATCAATCTTCTTTCTGCTGAAGAGGAG GTCAAATTGCTTTTCGAAGAAAACAAAGTGTTAGATGAAGCTAACAAAAGATTACTGAAGCAGTACCGCAAGGAAAGAAACAATTCTGGTTCTGATGGAAAGCATACTGATGTATCAACGAAG TCAAACAAGCGAAAATCTAGCTCTAAGGTGATGAGCTGCAGCCCGATTCAGGGGAAGATCGATTTCAGTGACCAAGAATCAGCAAGACAACCTCTCTCACCCTTGCGTTGTAACTCCCCTAACTCAAGACTGCATAAAAAGCAATAG